The Candidatus Acididesulfobacter guangdongensis region ATCAGTTTTATATCATGAAAATTCTGATTTTCAGGAAATAACGGTTTATGATACCTATGAATTTGGAAAAATGCTTGTTCTTGATAATGCTGTTATGTTCACGGATAGCAATGAATTTATTTATCATGAAATGCTGTCTTTTATTCCTATTTTTGCGCACGCAAAACCGGAAAATATTTTGATTATCGGCGGAGGAGATGGCGGTATTATCAGAGAATGTCTTAAAAATAATTTTGTAAAACATATAGACTTAGTTGAAATTGACAATGAGGTTATTAAAGTATCTAAAAAATTCTTTCCTCAAATTGCATATCAGATAGACAACGAAAAAGTGTCGGTTAAACTTGAAGACGGTATTAAATATTTAAAAACTGTCAATAATATGTATGATGTTATTATTATAGACTCTACCGATCCGGTGGGTCCCGCAGAAGGTTTGTTTACGGAGGATTTTTATTACTCTGCGTACAATGCATTAAAAGATGACGGAATATTTGCCGCTCAAACCGAGTCCCCTTTTTTCAATAAAAAACTCATTAAAGATATCAATCAAATTATTGATAATCTTTATAAAATTTCAATGATGTATTATGCTATGATACCTGTTTATCCAAGCGGTTTATGGAGCTTCACTGTGGGTTCCAAAAAATATCAACCTAATAAAATAAATGAAGTATATAAAGATATTGATTTATCTTCATTAAATCTCAAATATTATTCTCCTGAAGTCCACGGAGCTTCATTTATTTTGCCTAAATTTATAAAGGAGTTATTAAATTAAGTTATGAATAATGAAAATGAATTTGCAGGGATTCAAGAATTAGATTATTGCATAGGCAAGTCAATTATAAAGACGGCTTCTTTTTTTAACGACAATACGTCTTACGATAATTCGGATATTGTTATTCTCGGTGTTCCAATGGATTATACCGCAAGTAATATTCCGGGCTCAAGATTTGCACCAAAAAAACTTAGAGATCTTTCGCTCACGCTTGAAAGTTATAGCCCTATATTAAACGGCACTATTGACTCA contains the following coding sequences:
- a CDS encoding polyamine aminopropyltransferase — protein: MEAWFFENQTGNFGIKIRIKSVLYHENSDFQEITVYDTYEFGKMLVLDNAVMFTDSNEFIYHEMLSFIPIFAHAKPENILIIGGGDGGIIRECLKNNFVKHIDLVEIDNEVIKVSKKFFPQIAYQIDNEKVSVKLEDGIKYLKTVNNMYDVIIIDSTDPVGPAEGLFTEDFYYSAYNALKDDGIFAAQTESPFFNKKLIKDINQIIDNLYKISMMYYAMIPVYPSGLWSFTVGSKKYQPNKINEVYKDIDLSSLNLKYYSPEVHGASFILPKFIKELLN